One window from the genome of Scatophagus argus isolate fScaArg1 chromosome 13, fScaArg1.pri, whole genome shotgun sequence encodes:
- the ap1m1 gene encoding AP-1 complex subunit mu-1, which translates to MSASAVYVLDLKGKVLVCRNYRGDVDMSEIEHFMTLLMDKEEEGTLSPILAHGGVRFMWIKHNNLYLVATSKKNASVSLVFSFLYKIVQVFSEYFKELEEESIRDNFVIIYELMDELMDFGYPQTTDSKILQEYITQEGHKLDTGAPRPPATVTNAVSWRSEGIKYRKNEVFLDVIESVNLLVSANGNVLRSEIVGSIKMRVFLSGMPELRLGLNDKVLFENTGRGKSKSVELEDVKFHQCVRLSRFENDRTISFIPPDGEFELMSYRLNTHVKPLIWIESVIEKHSHSRIEYMIKAKSQFKRRSTANNVEIHIPVPTDADSPKFKTTVGSVKWVPENSEIVWSIKSFPGGKEYLMRAHFGLPSVEAEDKEGKPPISVKFEIPYFTTSGIQVRYLKIIEKSGYQALPWVRYITQNGDYQLRTQ; encoded by the exons ATGTCTGCGAGTGCAGTGTATGTCTTGGATTTAAAAGGAAAG GTCCTGGTATGCCGAAATTACCGGGGAGATGTGGACATGTCAGAGATTGAGCACTTCATGACACTTCTGatggacaaagaggaggaggggaccCTCTCTCCGATTCTGGCCCATGGAGGAGTTCGTTTCATGTGGATCAAGCACAATAACCTCTACT TGGTTGCAACATCCAAGAAAAATGCCAGTGTCTCACTGGTCTTCTCCTTCTTGTACAAAATCGTCCAG GTTTTTTCAGAGTACTtcaaagagctggaggaagagagtATTAGAGATAACTTTGTTATCATATATGAACTGATGGATGAGTTGATGGATTTTGGCTACCCTCAAACTACTGACAGCAAGATTCTGCAAGA ATACATAACCCAGGAGGGGCACAAGCTAGACACTGGCGCCCCGCGACCCCCCGCCACCGTCACCAATGCCGTCTCCTGGAGGTCAGAGGGCATCAAGTACAGGAAGAATGAGGTCTTCCTGGACGTCATTGAGTCAGTCAACCTCCTG GTTAGTGCCAATGGTAATGTGCTACGTAGTGAGATCGTTGGCTCCATTAAGATGCGTGTATTCCTGTCTGGGATGCCTGAGTTGCGTTTGGGCCTTAACGACAAGGTTCTGTTTGAAAACACTGGAC GCGGGAAGAGTAAATCGGTAGAGCTGGAGGACGTCAAGTTTCACCAGTGTGTTCGTCTGTCTCGCTTTGAGAACGACCGCACCATCTCATTCATTCCTCCCGACGGAGAGTTTGAACTCATGTCCTACCGCCTCAACACTCAT GTGAAGCCCTTGATATGGATTGAATCTGTTATTGAGAAGCATTCCCACAGTCGGATCGAGTACATGATCAAG gcAAAGAGTCAGTTCAAAAGGCGTTCCACTGCCAACAACGTGGAGATCCACATTCCTGTGCCAACGGATGCTGACTCACCCAAATTCAAGACCACAGTGGGCAGCGTTAAGTGGGTCCCTGAGAACAGCGAGATCGTCTGGTCAATCAAGTCCTTCCCT GGTGGAAAGGAGTATTTGATGCGAGCCCATTTTGGTCTGCCGAGTGTAGAGGCTGAAGACAAGGAGGGGAAGCCTCCAATCAGTGTCAAGTTTGAGATCCCGTACTTCACCACCTCAGGCATCCAg GTACGTTACCTGAAGATCATTGAGAAGAGTGGATATCAGGCCCTGCCGTGGGTGCGCTACATCACCCAAAATGGAG ATTACCAGCTCCGCACCCAGTAG